ATGATACGAAAATACCGAGGCAGACGGCCCCATTATTCTCAAAAAGTGAGCATAAAAAGAGCTCTGGAGGCGATTGATCGCCACGATCTTGTTCCGCTTATCATGCCCGAAGAGGCAGAGAAAAATACCAATGCTGTTGCACGGGATGTTGACAAtggaaaaaatgatataaatggtACGCCAGATGACAAAGACGTCATAAATGAAAGTGATACAAATGTAGAGAAATCAAACGAGGAACCAACAGCACAAGAGAATAGTAGCGTCAAAGAAAACGTGCAAGATATTGAAGAGACATGTGTTCCAGCACAATTTGATGAAAAGCAAAACGAACAATTCAATGAAACAGTTGGTCTGGAAAACCACCAAAACGACGAATGAACGAAAAATCATTCTCTTACTATTGCATTTACAAAACTTTCAAAGATAAACATTGCattgaatatgattttttgtcGTTGGATATATACGGCATTAACTAAAGAACATTTACTATATGTTAAATCAtcaattttatgttatttgcAAAGCTTTGTAATTTGttggtctttttttttctggagAATTTGTTATTGTTATCTACGGGTACACATGATTAGGTTTGTTAGTGGTTTTATGGTGTttgaaattgtacatgtattttagtgaAATTGATTCTTGGTGAACTTTCGTGCATtggataattttaatttctttcatatttttgtttactttttcaGCTGATAATAATCAAGGTATTTTGAATTTAGTATGTTCTGAGCACTACACCTTCATTTCTTCAAGAGTGTTATTTCATGACAAATGTACTTTTCTGTTCACTGTTTAGATCTAGACACTGTTTTAGCACCTTCTGTTTGAATTTGTATCATTTCCGATCTgatgtttcaatgaaaaatgattttatagcGTTGACTCGTAGACATAGTGTAGAAGATACTTGCTGTATACACTTAAATTTTCATATAGTCTCaaattcaagttcaatattTCACACTTTTACCTGGTTGTTATTGCACGAATTCCTAATACTAGTTTGTGATGTTATATTCTAATAAAACTCAGTATTGTTAGAATTGTTATTAATATTTGGAAGGCATAGCCTTTGTAAAAGACccaatttatatattattttccttttaaaaacaaataaactagCAAACTTCCGATATAGAATGCAATTACTTTGAGGATCAAAAAGGGCACCTCAAGACGACTTTCTTTCTGGTGATGGAATGAACTTTGTGTGGTGCAATCAAAGCATCAGGCTTTCTATCCTTACCTCCCTGCAAAGAACATGGCTTTATTACCGTAGATATGATCGATTTTCCTACAAACAGATTAGTGCAAACCTTTTCTATTACCGCTTCAGACTATTGCGTGCATTATTCAATCCAATTTTTGCTTCCACGAAATGTATCCTATAGAAGTGCATAAGAATTTATCATCAAAATATCActgaaatagaaaagaaaaaaaattaaaaacacctTGTTATTAAATCGCATccaatattatacatgtaagcaGATTTCACGTTTCAAATAACCTCTCCTTCAAATTAGAAGAAACAAACCATGATAGAAATATGGATAACCTTGCATCACACACAGAGCGGGTGTCGTCCACAGCTGGTAAGTAAATGTGGTACTCGGAAACTCATAATATCACCGTTGTTTGACTTTTAATGTATTCCAAATTGCTCATATTGACccaaaaactaaaatatataaaattctacttccataaaaaataattcacatCCCACATAATATTACTAATTAACCtaaattctgaaaataaaattttaaaagatggaAAGTATAACTCTAGAGTGCCAAATCTaaccaaaatttaattattttgatcttATGATTAAATTCGAAACGTGACTACTACGAATTATTGGAAGATGCATTGCAAATTAATCAATGTAGTATCGATGCAAACAAGCAATTACTGTATATTCCTCCGCATTTTTTGACGTTGACATGCAAAATGttgataaatatattacattgaTATTTCATGTAAGTATACCACAacataacaaattaaaacatttgcaCAAACATGAAAGGACCATGGATCACATCGTAAACCTAAGAAACATAAATCAGTTTTAAGGAGCCATTCACTTATTATTGTATGAAAAGATTTTCACAGTTTTCTCCATACATTCTTCTTTTAAACATTAAGCCCCTTTTAGTAACTTAatgatttcataattatttcacATTTTGAGCATTGCAATTTTCATAGAGATGTTTAACAACTGtaacataaatataaaactgTGCACCCATTGTGTGTTGTCCAGAGGCTACTCTGAACAATTGAGAATCATTATGAAATTTGAGTTTTTTGAGAATCATATGAAGAAaacccaccccctcccccaaccTTCCCCCTCATTGTGGGTTACCTCTAACCCGAaagatcatgattttaaaaacttgaatcacaaaatgcttcaacacaagttacCGCTTTTCTGGCTAATTGGTTTTTAGGTAGAAAATTTTAGAAGAAGACTACATATACCTTTGAACtagggatgtcaacgagtactcGAGAATTCGACTATCGCTCGGTCACAGCGATCATCGACTAAAATTTTCTTAGTCGATTACTCGTAATAAAGtgaatagaattgaaaaatattctttttttcttaacgCGGTAGATTTTTTTATACGAATGTTGATaacagtttttcttttattgacatGTTTGATCCGCAAGTTACGCTTCTCTTCCATCGATGCCCCTGGTGTATTTTTGAAGCGGATAATAATTAATCTCTTTTGATTTACTTAGACAGACACAAACCGTTATTTGAGAACAATCTGTGTTTCCTCCAAGTTATACATTGGATGAAATGTTTGTATAATCAAAACTTTAATCATGTCAATAATAATCTTTCGgcgtttgtttttataatcattaaacTCTGATTGTTGATTAGGCACGGACAATGACTTAGTACCGTGGAACAGGGTCTTTTTTGATTTGCCGAAGATGATACGGAACTCAATTATATGTAAGAGTCATGAGAAAAAAGGAAAAGCCAGGCATTTTTTAACGGATATTTAGATAAATTACtatcaaatttactttaaacCAAATACATTTAGTATATGTTATCAtaagtttgtaaatattttttaatttatgatgaTATCAATGTGGCAGTAacattttttgattaaaaaaagactCACAGTTTCAAATACGCTTAAATCAtcgagtactcgactatcgcGCTACTACAGCCTCCGGTCAATCGACTAAGCCAACCGAATAAAACTGACATCTCTACTTTGAACACATTTAATCGCCTCCCATTACGGCCCCACCTTACCCTTTAGGattataatgtaaacaaacttgaatctctACTacttaaggatgcttccacagaaTTGActgcttttctggccaattcgtttttgagaagaagattttgaaagatttttctacctagatgaatttgaaataatttgacCCACAATTGTTGTCGAAACCTACACCCGAGATTTATGGTTTGAACAAACATAAATCTACACCACCTGAAGATGCTTCTATACAAGTTCTAGCTCCTCTGAgtaattggtttttgagaagaagatttttgaaaaatacctaCAAATTCATTTGATTATTCTTTATCTATCCTTATAAGGGGTGTTAACGTTTTTAACTCACTTAAACCTCATCACCCACCAATACTTTGTGGAAagattatttgaaattgaagacGGATAAACAGACAGTGAGACAGAGGAACGACAGACAAGGTCgggtggccagcaatgaaatattCAGATCTGCCTCTAGGTTTTAAGCATGGATAGTCTTAGCCAGTATATCAATTAAGCatgcaaaaattttaaaagacaaattaaattgaatattatCCTATATTCTTAATGCAGagcttttcttttcaaaaagatCAACATAACCAAAAATGGCCAAGCCATACAGTTCTAAGACCGATGTTTTGTGAATGTGTGATTAAGTCAGAGATACCAGATTTAACAAAAATAGCGAAGGGGAGACAACTACAGCATTTGTATAATAAGCAATCATAAAAAAGTTCCAAAAATGTACAATGATCAATACTACATTAAAAatctaatgaaatatatgtattgcgtatataatacaaaattttaataaaatgtaaagcaatattgaaccaaaaaaataagataagaaATCATCAAGTTTTCTACCCAGATTTAACCAAATACCCGTTTAAAAACCTTTCAGAGCTTAGAATACCGGGAAATCTAACTTTGATCATCACATAACTCAATCATGCCTATAAGATCTAACATAATTTTTATGTTAGGTAGACCTTGTAATATACACGTAGTCAATCTATTTAGCTCTATcagatttcattgaaatcggttgaTATTCAAATACGTCGGAGAAAAGCGGACAGTTTAAACACTGATTACAAATAATAggatacattttatttcatgaacCAATAAATATTGCAACTGATGTAAAAGACAGATACTATGCCAAAGCAAACACTGTGAATAAAAGCACTTatcattattgttaaaaaaaacacacgCTTCATAAAACTAGTATTATCTCAATCACCAAGTATAAAGAACaaaaaggagatcaatacacaCGAATTGTAACGATTAAAAATCGTCTGTCAACAATCATGTTTTGATATATCAAAACAGTCTTATAAAGGCACAGAAACACCTTTAAAGTCCAAAGCTTCcccattttctaaataaaaactaCAAATCTTTATTTTCGACAAAAATTTCATCACACTGCAATGtgtgcaagaaaaaaaatctaaatggcATTAGCTCAGAAGGATGTCAAGAAAGtatatgataaataaacattaaaatctcgATACCTTTGAACTGAATCAGATCATAATGATAAGCACGCTTTGAAATACCTTCTCCAATTACAATAGACGGTACCTTATTTCGTTCATGCACAACAGTGCACGCAAAATGACCTTAATGTAGAAACATTATAGAACTGCAGAATAAATTAAGCTAACATGATGTTATTTAACATAAAGTAGagatttctttgtattttttatactgAGTTTAATAGACAATGCACGGTAAAACCGAATAATTCTATATCTCATATATTaatagataaagaaaaaaatcgcaGTTGTAATTGACAATATCatgaataattatttcaaattttatgtcCAACATTgtactttttaataaatataaacttgGTGATTTTCGTCAGATTCTGTTGAAGTGAAAGAGGAAGAGGACATTATGTCTCGAATATCAACTCCTGAAATAAATGACGATACGGAAGGTAAGcgaatattataatataaattgttatatcaaatttactgatttattacaaattttgtatacTGTGCATTGCATAACGTTTTGCTTATCTATTTGATTTTAGAACACACTGAAGCAGAGAAAGAAGACGAGCCAGCATTGAGAACACCAACTCCCGAGAGCGATGAACCCACAGAAGGTAATGTATTCATATACATAGATGagttatatttatatgttaaaaaacataaaggtgAGGATGCCTGTTAAGATGTGTAAAAAACACATCCAACAGCTGGGCGATAGATATTACTGCAAGTTACTGTATAGTGCATGTATTTTGCAAGTAATGAATAAACAGTGTAAATGTTTTGTCAGTTTGTGTATAAAGAATAATTTAGCCCTAGTTGTAACGCGGTGTATGATTAGATGGAAAAAATAACTTAacttgtataacctggtttgcacgtaacaagacacgtcacaatacACGAACGTCCAAAATGTACTAATatgcttgacgttacgtttgaattttgaacagattaatatcattttttaaagcaaaacgcactcaatttgtacaattaattacagaaaataaaattataaggtATGAGCTCAAGATTTACCCAAGTTATAGAATATAACCTAGGTTGGAGAAATTAACACTTCCGTATTATCCGCTttgcggattataaagcgtaaactacccaaacccaggttatactcctataacttgggtagacattgagttcataccataattaataattatacagTTCCTATAAACGATTGACTTCTCAAACTCCATACTATTTGCTTAAATTCAGTATAGGAATATATCTTTGAGCATATAAAATTCGAAAATTAAGtgaaacacaaaaaacaaaatacaagcCAAGTTGATTAAAGACCTTGGTTTTTAATAGAAACTAAACATTTGCAAACAACTCAACGCTTTTAATATGTGCAAAAAAACCTTTTTACTTTTGTTTACCAATGAAAAGTTCTATGATTTGGCTTAATATTTTTTGGCGTAAAATGCTGAATATTCTACAGAGGATATAAAAGAAAGAGAACATGAAGTGCAGAAGCTAGTAGCAATGGGACTCAACGAAAATACGGAGCGTTCGTATACATtcttataaatatttgtaaaaactgttttatctttttttcaatcttGATTTGCATGTAAATAAAACGTGATTAgaataacaatattttcaataaatgttgACATTAATCCAGATTTATGATCAAGAAAAGTAAGTTCATTAAATTGAGTGGTTTTCCCCTTCACATTTTGTACTTTAATGAACATTTGAATCTAAAAATTGCACTCTAAACAATCATTAGTGTATTATatgttaaatatgttttatttcagcacAATATGAATTTATATGTAGTTTTCTGTCTCTGTAACATTACAGTTTCCTACTCGGTTTTAAATCCATCTAGTATCACCTCTCTTTGTAAATGTTTGTCCATGGAAGAAGCAGGACTTTTTGGACTTCAGCTAGGGCTGCCATTATCCATAAAGGACGATCTGTTTAACGCGGCTAACCCTGCAAAGGAATTGGCCTTTAGACTACTTGGGATTTGGAGTGGATCAAAACATAGTTCTCGCCGAGTTAGAAAGTatgtttgattttgatataatttagtCTTAACTTCAAAGATTTATTAATAAGATcttataatttaattgattgtttttaaatattgtacttCGTTTCTTTTAGAATTCAAGAAGCACTTCGTCGGATTAGCAGGGACGATCTTGCTCTTGCAGTTGGAGTAGCATTTGAAAATGACTTACCGTTCACTTAAAATACTCTATCATATCTCTCTAGGACGTAGAGTCGATTTATCACACTGCAATAaatttggaatttattgacagtTCACTGTACGAAttaatgtattattattgttattattattattttattatttaattattgttattagtAGTATGCATAAGTCGCATATTTTATATGGCATGGTGCACAAGCTTGTAAAATTTAAGTTATTTTATGTATAAGGAAAAACCCCAAAAATGTTAAAGTAGTGATGACAGTTAACTGGCAAATCCCCCAAATATTTCACGAagaaaataagaatttatttcATCAGATCTGCACTAGGAAATCTATGTATCTACCGTAAATCGAATTCTCACGATTTAAATGTAAAGTATAGTTGATATTTCACCTTAGATGTTAGAGTCACAATGGTCTTCTCctcacaatatttaaaaaatcagaaacaatgttttgttattatttcaCTGTATTTGATCGCttatgaaaatgacacagaTCATTCATATGATATATTTCAAATCCATCCATAGGTGTGATTTTCTCCTAATTTAAATCCATTTTTCTACTTGAACAGACAAcaacatttgaaataatttatttcaaataatatttttttaaacatgtatatacatttt
The window above is part of the Magallana gigas chromosome 10, xbMagGiga1.1, whole genome shotgun sequence genome. Proteins encoded here:
- the LOC136272511 gene encoding uncharacterized protein isoform X1 → MDNLASHTERVSSTADSVEVKEEEDIMSRISTPEINDDTEEHTEAEKEDEPALRTPTPESDEPTEEDIKEREHEVQKLVAMGLNENTELSYSVLNPSSITSLCKCLSMEEAGLFGLQLGLPLSIKDDLFNAANPAKELAFRLLGIWSGSKHSSRRVRKIQEALRRISRDDLALAVGVAFENDLPFT
- the LOC136272511 gene encoding uncharacterized protein isoform X2; this encodes MDNLASHTERVSSTADSVEVKEEEDIMSRISTPEINDDTEEHTEAEKEDEPALRTPTPESDEPTEVSYSVLNPSSITSLCKCLSMEEAGLFGLQLGLPLSIKDDLFNAANPAKELAFRLLGIWSGSKHSSRRVRKIQEALRRISRDDLALAVGVAFENDLPFT